The Syntrophus gentianae genome contains the following window.
GATGAAGTACGACCCCAATCAGGCCGTTCAGGCGGGAAATGCGCCAAAAGCCGAAGTTTCCAGAAAACTGATCGGTTCGGAGACGGTCAACGGCTATCCGGCAAAGAAATACGAGGTCACCGTCAAAACGGGTGGAAAAACGGAAAGGATCTTTCAGTGGATCGCCACAGGGTTTGAAATCCCGGTAAAGACCGCCGCAGTCGATGGCAGTTGGAGTACGGAATATCTCAATATCAAGAAAACCGCTGCCGACAGTCTCTTTGAAGTTCCCGCAGGCTACCAGAAGATGTCCATGCCGGCCATGCCGGGAATGCCGAAGATGCCCAGACATTAATAAGGATCCCGCATGCGGTCCGGAAAACGCCCCGATTTTGAAAAGAGCGACCTGTTGAAAACGATCCTGGCCTGTCAGGAGGAGGAATACCCCTTTCTGGAGAGCCTTTATCAGGATCTTCACCGTTTCCCGGAGCTTTCGGGAAAAGAAGAGGAAACGTCCCGCCGGATGGCGGCGGAGATGGAAGAGGCCGGATTCCGGACGACGTCGCACATTGGCGGCTATGGCGTGGTCGGAGTGCTGGAGAATGGTTCCGGTCCAGCCGTCATGGTCCGGGCTGATCTCGATGCCCTGCCTGTCGGGGAAAAGACCGGCCTTCCTTATGCCAGCCGGGTCAGGACGCTCACGGAAGCAGGTTCGGAAGTCGGCGTCATGCATGCCTGCGGTCATGATATTCACATGACCGTTCTTGCCGGTACGGCACGTCTGCTGGGGCGATTCCGTCACGCCTGGCAGGGTTCCCTGATCCTGGTCGCCCAGCCGGCGGAAGAAAACGCCAGCGGCGCCGCGGCCATGATCGCCGATGGCCTCTTTTCCCGATTCCCCCGTCCCGACTTTGCCCTCGGACTCCATGTCCTTCCCGAACCGGCGGGAACACTTTTTTTTCATGAAGGATACTGGTTCGCCGGTTCGTCGACCGTGGAGTTGACCGTTTACGGCAAGGGGGGGCATGCCGCCCGGCCCCATGAAGCGATCGATCCCATCGTTCTATCGGCCCAGATGATCCTGGCCTTTCAGACCCTGGTCAGCCGGGAAACCGATCCGACGGAGACCGTGGTGCTGACCGTCTCCTCCATTCACGCCGGTGCAAGGGACAACATCATTCCGGAAAAGGCCTTTTTCCAGATCAGCATCCGGGCCTTGAGCCGTGAACAGCACGACCGGATGATCCGCTCCCTCAAACGGACGGCGGATGGGATCGCCTGGGCCGCCGGACTTCCAGAGGACCGGTTCCCCCGGCTTTCTGTGCGGGGCTACACCCCGGCCCTTTACAATGACCCGAATCTTACCCGCAGAATTGTTCGCCGGTTCCACCGGACCTTTGGCCGTTCCAGGGTTCTTGAAATGCCGGTTTTGACCGTATCGGAGGATTTTGCCCATTTCGGGCTGACGGAACCACGGATTCCCCTCTGCTTTTTCGGGCTGGGGATGGCGGATCCGCAGGGAAGCATGCCGTCGCTTCACAGTCCCTATCTGGCGCCCATCCCGAAACCGACGATCCAGACCGGAATCGCCGCCATGACGGCAGCCGTTCTGGAATTAATTTCCCTCCCGGAGCAGGCAGGATAATAGAAAGCAAATCCAAGCGATGCAGAGATAGAGATTCGATTGAGGACAGAAAATATTTTTTAATTCTACAAATCAGGAGGTGTCGAGATGCAGGTACTGGTGATGTATTTTTCCCGAACGGGACACACGAAGTTGCTGGCAGAGGCGATCGCCCAAGGCGTTGGGGAGGTGGATTCGGTTAACTGTCTGCTGAAACCGATTGCCGAGGTTACCAAGGAAGACTTTGTCCGTTCTGATGGAATCATCGTCGGCTCCCCCGTTTATTTTGGCGGAATGGCCGGGGAGGTGAAGGCCCTGCTGGATTCCTTCGTCGGTGTGCGTCCGAAAATGGCCGATAAGGTCGGTGCCGCCTTTGCCACTTCGGGAGACCTCTCCGGCGGCAAGGAAACGACCTTGATCTCTCTCCTGCAGGCCCTTTTGATCTATGGGATGATCATTGTGGGAGATCCCATGGATGCGACCGGGCATTACGGCGTTTCCTGCGTGGGTGAGCCGGATGCGGCAGCGAAGGCCAATGGGATTAAACTGGGCAAACGGTTAGCCACGCTGGTCAAAAAACTGAAAGGATAATTCAGGGCGCCTTCAGGCTCATGGCCATGCGCCGCAGGGCATCCTTAAAAAGGACATCCATCCGGGTTTCGGAAATGATCTTTTCCACAAAGCCAATTCCGAAACTCGGATGACGGATGACATCGCCGCGGGAATAGGAATCTTGAAGGGAATAGATC
Protein-coding sequences here:
- a CDS encoding DUF4412 domain-containing protein; this encodes MKYGTKLIAAVCLALALALPAYSLEFAADMIVKHGNSKQTGNTAMKGEKMRTQMTGQPSYTIVRPDKRVTWMVMPGQRSYMEMKYDPNQAVQAGNAPKAEVSRKLIGSETVNGYPAKKYEVTVKTGGKTERIFQWIATGFEIPVKTAAVDGSWSTEYLNIKKTAADSLFEVPAGYQKMSMPAMPGMPKMPRH
- a CDS encoding amidohydrolase; translated protein: MRSGKRPDFEKSDLLKTILACQEEEYPFLESLYQDLHRFPELSGKEEETSRRMAAEMEEAGFRTTSHIGGYGVVGVLENGSGPAVMVRADLDALPVGEKTGLPYASRVRTLTEAGSEVGVMHACGHDIHMTVLAGTARLLGRFRHAWQGSLILVAQPAEENASGAAAMIADGLFSRFPRPDFALGLHVLPEPAGTLFFHEGYWFAGSSTVELTVYGKGGHAARPHEAIDPIVLSAQMILAFQTLVSRETDPTETVVLTVSSIHAGARDNIIPEKAFFQISIRALSREQHDRMIRSLKRTADGIAWAAGLPEDRFPRLSVRGYTPALYNDPNLTRRIVRRFHRTFGRSRVLEMPVLTVSEDFAHFGLTEPRIPLCFFGLGMADPQGSMPSLHSPYLAPIPKPTIQTGIAAMTAAVLELISLPEQAG
- a CDS encoding flavodoxin family protein encodes the protein MQVLVMYFSRTGHTKLLAEAIAQGVGEVDSVNCLLKPIAEVTKEDFVRSDGIIVGSPVYFGGMAGEVKALLDSFVGVRPKMADKVGAAFATSGDLSGGKETTLISLLQALLIYGMIIVGDPMDATGHYGVSCVGEPDAAAKANGIKLGKRLATLVKKLKG